From the genome of Vicia villosa cultivar HV-30 ecotype Madison, WI unplaced genomic scaffold, Vvil1.0 ctg.002782F_1_1, whole genome shotgun sequence:
AATTCTAAGGCTTTACTTTAGGAATTTATGTTACTCAAAAGATACGAAACTAGCGCACCAAATAACCTAGTATTCTTTACTTATAAATATCAATTCACAAATTGTATTATATTGAATGAATGTGATTAGAAATTTCACTCTCTCTTGTTGTTTTATTCTCATCACTTCATACAAACTGTTTATGGTCAACGATCCAAAACtaaaaattccacaaaatactCTTTTCTATTGAGATAAGAAACATCGAAATAAAAAAATGGGACAAATTGTTTCTCCAGCTTCTAAATTATTTCGTTTTGTTATTCCACGTCGTTATGATTCTCCATTGAATTGGGGTTATGAAAAATTGAATAATCAAGATGATAGTTTCGATCTCCAGATTCATCCTGAAGAACTGCAATTTCCATGTAATCATGCTTCTTcaattcaaaaataacaaaaaaatgttTTCTCTTCAATgtgaaatttgtttttttcaaTGTGTTTGGTTTTTGCTTCATGttattgttcaattttttttttcactttcattGATTTTGTGAAACAGTTGAGTTGAACAAGCAGGTATCTTGCTATTTGCAGTTGTCTAACAATTCAGAAAATTGTGTGGCTTTCAAGGttctcattattttttattattcaattgtGTTTCTTTTTTCACTAAATTTCTTGTGAGTTTTGCTTGTATTTGTTTATATGattgttttaaatattattaggttgaatttttataaaactaataacaataaaaatttatttattttaatacattgatgataaaaatatttatatttcattatccaaaatatttttagtaaaatttaatttgaatattaattgtaaaattttgtttttgggtcTCATAATGTTAACCAACTATATAGCTGTAAATTTAATTTGGAGTAATATTAACCTTATTGTTGCAGGTTAAAACTACAAATCCAGAGAATTATTGTGTTAAGCCTATCTATGGAGTTGTGTTGCCCATGTCCACTTTTAATGTTAAAGGTTTATTTCTATCTTCTTTTTGTACTCTCTCTTATTGCATATAAAAACACAAAGACATGCAAAAGAAGAAAACTCTTGTGCTTGTCTATGTCAGTTctgaaataatttaaattaaatctaaaaaaaagAAAACTCTTGTGCTTGTCTATGTCAGTTCtgaaataatttatattaaatctaaaaaattattCTAGTGAAGGTTCAAGATTTAAGAATACGTCCTTATAAATCTATAGGTTCAAGATTTAAGAATATGTCCTTATAAATCTAAGGTTGTTATGATGGCAATCCTAGACACATGTCATATTAATAGCTAATCTAAAATTAACCCTAGACACATGTCTTCTTTATCGCTACTCTAAGATCAACCCTAATTCTATTTTTTCTTAAATTGATTCTAGATTAataacttataataataataataataataataataataataataataataataataataataataataataataataataataataataataataacaatataatcACTTATCACTattaaacttttttaattttgattgaaaaatgCTAGGTCAtaagatataaaaaatatttatgtgactaaatttttaataataaatcatTTTATTAGTTGGTTGATCATTATTTGAATTActtaagttttaaaattataaaattcaaatatataatttgaagttatttaacaattttaataaatgttattatctacatttattatattattttttaaatgttagTTTAAAcaaagattttaatttttttaaaatttacacaatAACAAAGCATATTAGCTAAATCTATTTGTCtccttttaaaatatttaaaaaaattataaattaataaaatattaactcataaataactattttttaatgttaatgaTTTTTGTGTTAGATTCTTTTATATTCACTTTTATTGATTATTTgtgtcttattttttatttttattttgtagttTTAATGCAAGCCCAAAAGGAGGCACCTCCTAACATGCAATGCTTGGATAAGTTTCTTTTTCAAAGCATAGTtgcaaaacacaaaacatatcATTCCAAAAATGGAACCACCACAAAACATATCACTTCAAAAATGGTAACCCTAAATAATCTGTTTTTTAACTAAGATTAAGAATCACATATGTAACACAttcattattaaataaaatagtcattgtgaatttatttatttattgttattcAATCTTATATAGTTTGATAAAGAATCCGGCTACGAGGTTAAGGAGTGCCAATTGAGGGCTGTTTATGTTAATCCTCCTCGGCCGCGATCTCCAATTCAAGAAAGATTTTATACAgatttgaaagcttcaattgaaCATGATGAACAATCTAATACTTCATTTGAGGTTAcatattatatatttaagtcacatatttttatatcttttttcctatgttttttcttttaaatttgtttCTCCATTTTAATGGGGTTGTAAAACATTTACTAAATAAGACAGTTCTATCGTCAGGTACATCCTCAAGAGCTGCAATTTCCTTGTAAGCCTATAATCTTCAGCATTTTGCTTTTTC
Proteins encoded in this window:
- the LOC131639798 gene encoding vesicle-associated protein 1-4-like codes for the protein MGQIVSPASKLFRFVIPRRYDSPLNWGYEKLNNQDDSFDLQIHPEELQFPFELNKQVSCYLQLSNNSENCVAFKVKTTNPENYCVKPIYGVVLPMSTFNVKVLMQAQKEAPPNMQCLDKFLFQSIVAKHKTYHSKNGTTTKHITSKMFDKESGYEVKECQLRAVYVNPPRPRSPIQERFYTDLKASIEHDEQSNTSFEVHPQELQFPFELRKQISCSLQLSNKSDNYVAFKVKTTNPKMYCVKPNHDVVLPRSTCDVKVTMQAQEETPPNMQCKDKFLIQIIVVKMGATTKDITSKMFNKNSGSKIEECKLRVIFVEPSQPSSRIQEESVEYLSSRSDQAAALILKLIEERDSAIKQNKRLEQELEFLRSKANNDGYIKQACQ